In a single window of the Rhodoferax saidenbachensis genome:
- a CDS encoding TOBE domain-containing protein: MSIQAINVRNQFKGKVREIIRGDVVSEVDVETPWGIVTSVITTRSVDDLQLVVGSDVVALVKSTEVSIAKL; the protein is encoded by the coding sequence ATGTCCATTCAAGCCATCAACGTACGCAACCAATTCAAGGGAAAAGTACGCGAAATCATCCGCGGTGACGTGGTCTCCGAAGTCGATGTGGAAACCCCATGGGGCATCGTCACATCCGTCATCACCACACGCTCTGTGGACGACCTGCAACTGGTGGTTGGCTCCGACGTGGTGGCACTGGTCAAGTCCACCGAAGTGTCTATTGCCAAGCTCTAA
- a CDS encoding methionine ABC transporter permease, translating into MFETFSQALLEMFVQSFWETLVMVGISGTLGAAIGVPLGVYLRLTDTGGVLQNHAANRVVGVVINAVRSTPFIILLVAVIPFTRFITGSSIGTAAAVVPLTLAAGPFVARLVETALREVDNGLVEAAQAMGATTSQIVGKVLLPEALPGIVAALTVTFVSLTGYSAMAGAIGGGGLGDLGIRYGYQRFLPEVMAAVVLLLIVFVQAVQSAGDRLVRHLSHR; encoded by the coding sequence ATGTTTGAAACCTTCAGCCAGGCGCTGCTGGAAATGTTTGTCCAGTCGTTTTGGGAAACGCTGGTGATGGTGGGCATCTCGGGCACGCTGGGCGCCGCCATCGGCGTTCCGCTGGGCGTGTACCTGCGCCTGACCGACACCGGCGGTGTGCTGCAGAACCATGCGGCCAACCGCGTGGTCGGCGTCGTGATCAACGCGGTGCGCTCCACACCTTTCATCATCCTGCTGGTCGCAGTGATTCCGTTCACACGGTTCATCACGGGTTCGTCCATCGGCACGGCTGCGGCCGTGGTGCCACTCACGCTGGCCGCCGGCCCGTTTGTGGCGCGGCTGGTGGAGACCGCGCTGCGCGAGGTCGACAACGGCCTGGTGGAAGCGGCCCAGGCCATGGGTGCCACCACCTCGCAGATCGTCGGCAAGGTGTTGTTGCCCGAGGCACTGCCGGGCATCGTGGCGGCGCTGACCGTCACCTTTGTGAGTCTCACCGGGTACTCGGCCATGGCCGGCGCCATTGGCGGCGGCGGTCTGGGTGACCTGGGTATCCGTTACGGCTACCAGCGTTTTCTGCCCGAGGTGATGGCGGCCGTGGTGCTGCTGCTCATCGTGTTTGTCCAGGCGGTGCAAAGCGCGGGCGACCGCCTGGTGCGCCATCTGAGCCACCGCTAA
- a CDS encoding methionine ABC transporter ATP-binding protein, protein MIELQGIVQTYAGPQGPVEALRGIDLSVPRGQIFGVIGRSGAGKSSLVRTINLLNRPASGTVRVDGRELTALDPTALRAARRDIGMVFQHFNLLSSRTVFDNVALPLELEGLRRAEIVARVEPLLALVGLSALRNRYPAQISGGQKQRVGIARALASRPKVLLSDEATSSLDPETTRSILALLREVQRELGLTVVLITHQMQVIKQIANQVAVIDAGRIVEQGDTLDVFSRPQHETTRSLLDDVVPQELPAVVLDRVRALLGGVPASQATLLRLVFAGADSDKPLLSDVVRRFGVDLNLLHGQIDEVGGRPFGTLAVLARGAQDQLASTVAHLRQAGVLVQEVSHV, encoded by the coding sequence GTGATTGAACTTCAAGGCATTGTGCAAACCTACGCCGGCCCACAAGGCCCGGTGGAGGCGCTGCGCGGCATCGACCTGTCGGTGCCGCGCGGTCAGATTTTTGGTGTGATTGGCCGCAGTGGTGCGGGCAAGAGCTCCCTGGTGCGCACCATCAACCTGCTGAACCGCCCGGCCTCCGGCACGGTGCGGGTCGACGGACGCGAACTCACCGCACTGGACCCCACGGCGCTGCGCGCTGCGCGCCGCGACATCGGTATGGTGTTCCAGCATTTCAACCTCTTGTCCTCGCGCACGGTGTTTGACAACGTGGCGCTGCCGCTGGAACTCGAAGGCCTGCGCCGCGCCGAGATCGTCGCGCGTGTGGAGCCGCTGCTGGCCCTGGTGGGCCTGTCGGCCCTGCGCAACCGTTACCCAGCGCAGATCAGCGGCGGGCAAAAACAGCGCGTGGGCATTGCCCGTGCGCTGGCCAGCCGCCCCAAGGTGTTGTTGTCGGACGAAGCGACCTCGTCGCTGGACCCGGAAACCACACGCTCCATCCTCGCGCTGTTGCGCGAAGTGCAGCGTGAGCTGGGCCTGACCGTGGTGCTGATCACGCACCAGATGCAGGTCATCAAACAGATTGCCAACCAGGTCGCCGTGATCGACGCGGGCCGTATCGTGGAACAGGGCGACACTCTCGACGTGTTCAGCCGCCCGCAACACGAGACCACCCGCAGCCTGCTCGACGATGTGGTGCCGCAGGAGCTGCCGGCCGTGGTGCTGGACCGCGTGCGTGCGCTGCTCGGCGGTGTACCCGCCAGCCAGGCCACGCTGTTGCGTCTGGTGTTTGCCGGGGCTGACTCGGACAAACCGCTGCTGTCGGATGTGGTGCGCCGCTTTGGAGTGGACCTGAACCTGCTGCACGGGCAGATTGACGAAGTGGGCGGCCGCCCGTTTGGCACGCTGGCCGTGCTGGCACGCGGTGCGCAGGATCAACTGGCATCCACCGTGGCGCACCTGCGCCAGGCCGGTGTGCTGGTGCAGGAGGTGTCCCATGTTTGA
- a CDS encoding ATP-binding cassette domain-containing protein, whose translation MTTKTPTSTAQGVSLQVQGLTKRYGARTVLHNTQLHIEPGEFVAIVGRSGCGKSTLLRLVAGLETATAGTLQIDGETLDGLRDDTRIMFQEARLLPWKRVVENVALGLQTNARAAAAKVLGQVGLGERLDEWPARLSGGQRQRVALARALVHNPHLLLLDEPLGALDALTRIEMHALIEDLWLHKGFTALLVTHDVQEAVALADRVVLIEDGKIALDERIRLPRPRARGDAAFAAIEKRILDRVLQRPAAEEPANDTHWPAVAGHALRWAI comes from the coding sequence TTGACCACTAAAACACCCACCTCCACCGCACAAGGCGTGAGCCTGCAAGTGCAGGGTCTGACCAAACGCTACGGTGCGCGCACCGTGCTGCACAACACGCAGCTGCACATCGAGCCGGGCGAGTTTGTCGCCATCGTGGGGCGCAGCGGCTGCGGCAAGAGCACGCTCTTGCGCCTGGTGGCCGGGCTGGAAACCGCCACGGCCGGCACGCTGCAGATCGACGGTGAAACGCTGGACGGGCTGCGCGATGACACCCGCATCATGTTCCAGGAAGCGCGCCTGCTGCCGTGGAAACGCGTGGTCGAAAACGTGGCACTGGGCCTGCAGACCAACGCCCGCGCCGCCGCGGCCAAGGTGCTGGGCCAGGTGGGTCTGGGTGAACGCCTGGACGAGTGGCCCGCACGCCTGTCGGGCGGACAGCGCCAGCGTGTGGCACTGGCGCGTGCGCTGGTGCACAACCCGCATTTGCTGCTGCTGGACGAACCGCTGGGCGCGCTGGATGCGCTGACCCGCATCGAGATGCACGCCCTCATTGAAGACCTCTGGCTGCACAAAGGTTTCACCGCACTCTTGGTGACCCACGACGTGCAGGAAGCCGTGGCGCTGGCCGACCGCGTGGTGCTGATCGAAGACGGCAAGATTGCGCTGGACGAACGCATCCGCCTGCCGCGCCCCCGGGCACGCGGTGATGCCGCGTTTGCCGCCATCGAGAAACGCATCCTGGACCGCGTGCTGCAACGCCCTGCCGCCGAAGAACCTGCCAACGACACCCATTGGCCCGCTGTCGCAGGCCACGCGCTGCGCTGGGCTATTTAA